One part of the Aliidongia dinghuensis genome encodes these proteins:
- a CDS encoding PucR family transcriptional regulator: MITVNGLVAIDTLGLAFRAGAAGGGRLVTWAHACDLPDPWRWVAAGNLVMTTGAGVPEAPADQVDWLGRLADMNVSALVVAARADAPQLSDQMLAAADARKFPVLVASFELEFVKLARRVIESSLQSQRDRLEASQRLFQSYTSALRDGTDFEGRLAILGRREGWHVEIQDLASGQPIASSGPPPAGGSRAETVDIPGRRRAVLKVQHRKEHTIVDPLLVHYLAGLVAVELEQQAIERDGRRAEGETLLRDLLNGEVDFGAARAVLERRGLHGALVSLAIAPCGKAEWEAPDSHHAPDLRHISPLLLQQDVMIAVMPDREDLILTTVNSLGTQSKAGVSRPIIGADFLESVHQARLSLAQARESRVRLVRYGAGGTPPTLAPKTLPEARGLVDRYLGPLIEYDRSHDSSLLRTLRTFLANDGSWKATAAKLSIHRQTLVYRVHIIEQLTGLKPPSTLGTAAFWLALQAGDAAGILPE, translated from the coding sequence ATGATCACGGTGAACGGCCTCGTTGCCATCGACACTCTCGGACTGGCTTTCCGGGCCGGCGCTGCGGGTGGCGGCCGCCTCGTCACATGGGCGCACGCCTGCGACCTCCCGGACCCGTGGCGATGGGTCGCCGCAGGCAATTTGGTCATGACGACCGGCGCCGGCGTCCCGGAGGCCCCGGCCGATCAGGTCGATTGGCTCGGCCGTCTTGCCGACATGAACGTAAGTGCGCTGGTGGTGGCGGCACGGGCCGATGCGCCCCAACTCTCGGACCAGATGCTGGCCGCCGCGGACGCCCGCAAGTTCCCCGTGCTCGTGGCCAGCTTCGAGCTTGAGTTCGTCAAGCTCGCGCGCCGGGTGATCGAGAGCTCGCTGCAGTCACAGAGAGATCGCCTGGAGGCGAGCCAGCGGCTGTTCCAGTCGTATACGTCCGCGTTGCGTGATGGGACGGACTTCGAGGGCCGGTTGGCAATCCTCGGCAGGCGGGAGGGGTGGCACGTCGAGATCCAGGACCTGGCAAGCGGGCAGCCAATCGCCTCATCCGGCCCGCCGCCGGCTGGAGGCAGCCGGGCGGAAACGGTGGATATCCCAGGACGCAGGCGAGCAGTCCTGAAGGTGCAGCATCGGAAGGAGCACACGATAGTGGATCCGCTGCTGGTCCACTATCTGGCCGGCTTGGTGGCTGTCGAGCTCGAGCAGCAGGCGATCGAGCGGGATGGTCGTCGTGCCGAGGGAGAGACCCTCTTGCGCGATCTCCTCAACGGGGAAGTCGATTTCGGCGCTGCTCGCGCGGTGTTGGAGCGGCGAGGCCTGCATGGTGCGCTGGTCAGTCTCGCCATCGCCCCGTGCGGGAAGGCAGAGTGGGAGGCGCCGGACAGCCACCATGCGCCGGACTTGCGCCATATCAGCCCTCTGCTGCTGCAACAGGACGTGATGATCGCGGTCATGCCCGATCGAGAGGATCTCATCCTGACCACTGTGAATTCCTTGGGCACCCAGTCGAAAGCAGGGGTCAGTCGACCGATCATCGGCGCCGACTTCCTGGAAAGCGTCCATCAGGCACGGCTCTCCCTCGCTCAGGCGCGCGAGAGTCGGGTCCGGTTGGTCAGATACGGGGCCGGCGGGACCCCTCCCACCCTGGCACCCAAGACGCTCCCCGAGGCGCGTGGGTTGGTTGATCGATATCTGGGGCCGCTGATCGAGTACGACCGCAGCCACGACTCTTCGCTGCTGCGCACGCTCCGCACATTCCTCGCCAACGACGGCAGTTGGAAGGCGACGGCTGCCAAGCTGAGCATCCACCGACAGACGCTCGTCTACCGGGTGCACATCATCGAACAACTGACGGGACTGAAGCCGCCCTCGACCCTGGGAACGGCGGCTTTCTGGCTTGCGCTACAAGCCGGCGACGCGGCGGGCATCCTGCCTGAGTAA
- the lhpI gene encoding bifunctional Delta(1)-pyrroline-2-carboxylate/Delta(1)-piperideine-2-carboxylate reductase, whose translation MFRADTDTLVRLLPFPELIKALAAAFVAGANVPLRHSHIIESGTDTGTSLLMPAWDAEGYYGVKIVNIFPGNRAKGLPGLHSTYTLFDARTGAPLALLDGDVITSRRTAAAAALGASYLARPDATRLVVVGAGRVGGLVGPAMAAVRELDDIAVWDIDPDASQRCAQRWRESGLPARAVEQLEPAVREADIVSCATLASQPIIKPEWLAAGSHLDLIGSFTPAMAEAEPACFAQADVWVDTEEALMKSGDLLNAIAAGRWRADALIGNLTQLCRGQIKGRSNDQQRTIFKAVGTALEDLGAAKLAYLGLKNA comes from the coding sequence ATGTTCCGAGCTGACACCGATACTCTCGTCCGACTGCTGCCGTTCCCGGAGTTGATCAAGGCGCTCGCCGCCGCGTTCGTCGCGGGCGCGAATGTGCCGCTGAGGCATTCGCACATCATCGAGAGTGGTACCGACACGGGGACGTCGTTGCTGATGCCGGCCTGGGACGCCGAGGGCTACTACGGCGTGAAGATCGTCAATATCTTCCCGGGGAATCGGGCGAAGGGTCTTCCCGGCCTGCACTCGACCTACACGCTGTTCGATGCACGGACCGGAGCCCCGCTCGCCCTGCTCGATGGCGATGTCATCACGTCGCGGCGCACGGCCGCGGCCGCCGCCCTGGGTGCCTCGTATCTCGCTCGTCCCGATGCAACCCGCCTTGTCGTTGTCGGTGCGGGGCGTGTCGGCGGCCTCGTCGGCCCGGCAATGGCCGCCGTTCGGGAACTCGATGACATTGCGGTCTGGGACATAGATCCCGACGCATCCCAACGGTGCGCCCAGCGCTGGCGGGAGAGCGGATTGCCGGCGCGGGCCGTCGAGCAGCTTGAGCCCGCCGTTCGCGAAGCCGACATCGTGAGCTGCGCGACCCTCGCGAGCCAACCGATCATCAAGCCCGAATGGTTAGCCGCCGGCAGTCATCTTGACCTGATCGGCAGCTTTACGCCGGCGATGGCCGAGGCCGAGCCCGCGTGTTTCGCGCAAGCCGATGTGTGGGTCGATACGGAAGAAGCGTTGATGAAGTCCGGCGATCTGCTCAATGCGATTGCTGCCGGCCGCTGGCGCGCCGATGCGCTGATCGGCAATCTCACGCAGCTATGCCGAGGTCAGATCAAAGGCCGCTCGAACGACCAGCAGCGCACCATATTCAAGGCGGTCGGCACCGCTCTCGAGGACCTTGGCGCGGCGAAGCTGGCGTATCTGGGTCTCAAGAACGCCTGA